The Sesamum indicum cultivar Zhongzhi No. 13 linkage group LG6, S_indicum_v1.0, whole genome shotgun sequence genome has a segment encoding these proteins:
- the LOC105163885 gene encoding probable protein phosphatase 2C 24 translates to MAGICCGVAGESDGSCEDSSRAARRRRMELRRVRIDPGVKRRRLELWDYDKALDNCSTDSDGHVGLSLEDARQLQPVLLSPKLSNSSSPEDGGDVLPKFGIASVCGRRRDMEDAVAVHPSFCRREHETAAGIHYFGVYDGHGCSHVASKCKERLHEMVKEELLVKEEQASRNSKDWWKCVMERSFTRMDKEVVAWNENPVDNITVSCRCELRTPECDAVGSTAVVAVVTPQNIVIANCGDSRAVLCRNGKAVPLSTDHKPDRPDELNRIQAAGGRVIYWEGARVLGVLAMSRAIGDNYLKPYVSCEPEVTITERTEEDECLILASDGLWDVVSNDTACGVARMCLKGMAAPPSPSSMGNEGGESSDGPCSDASMLLTKLALARRSADNVSVVVVDLRKAT, encoded by the exons ATGGCTGGGATCTGTTGCGGGGTCGCGGGTGAGAGCGATGGCTCGTGCGAGGATAGCAGCAGAGCAGCGAGGAGGCGGAGAATGGAGCTCCGCCGCGTGAGGATTGATCCTGGAGTAAAGCGACGCCGTTTGGAGCTCTGGGATTACGATAAGGCTCTGGATAATTGCAGTACAGATAGTGATGGGCATGTGGGTTTGAGCCTTGAAGACGCGAGACAGTTGCAGCCAGTTTTATTGAGTCCGAAACTTTCGAATTCTTCCAGCCCCGAAGACGGCGGCGATGTGCTCCCAAAATTCGGCATCGCCTCCGTCTGCGGACGGCGGCGAGACATGGAAGACGCGGTCGCGGTTCACCCTTCATTTTGCCGGAGAGAACACGAAACAGCCGCAGGCATTCACTATTTTGGAGTGTACGATGGCCACGGTTGCTCCCAC GTGGCTTCCAAGTGTAAGGAGAGATTGCACGAGATGGTGAAGGAAGAGCTGCTCGTAAAGGAGGAACAAGCCAGCCGAAATAGCAAGGATTGGTGGAAGTGTGTGATGGAGCGAAGCTTCACTCGCATGGACAAGGAAGTTGTTGCGTGGAACGAAAACCCTGTCGACAATATCACCGTCAGCTGCCGCTGCGAGCTACGGACGCCGGAGTGCGACGCCGTCGGCTCGACGGCTGTGGTCGCCGTCGTTACACCGCAAAACATCGTCATCGCCAATTGCGGCGATTCGAGGGCCGTGCTCTGCCGGAACGGCAAGGCCGTCCCTCTTTCCACCGATCACAAA CCAGACCGGCCGGATGAGTTGAACCGGATTCAAGCGGCGGGCGGCCGTGTGATATATTGGGAGGGAGCTCGGGTTCTTGGTGTTCTCGCCATGTCCAGAGCCATTG GCGATAATTATTTGAAGCCCTATGTAAGTTGTGAACCAGAGGTCACGATAACAGAGCGGACCGAAGAAGATGAGTGCTTGATTTTAGCGAGCGATGGGTTATGGGATGTGGTGTCTAACGACACTGCATGCGGCGTTGCACGAATGTGCCTCAAGGGCATGGCTGCACCTCCATCACCATCCTCCATGGGAAACGAAGGAGGCGAGAGCTCGGATGGGCCCTGCAGTGATGCATCGATGCTACTTACAAAACTAGCTTTGGCCAGGAGAAGTGCTGACAATGTGAGCGTGGTCGTAGTTGATCTCAGGAAGGCCACATGA
- the LOC105163985 gene encoding protein plastid transcriptionally active 16, chloroplastic (The sequence of the model RefSeq protein was modified relative to this genomic sequence to represent the inferred CDS: added 45 bases not found in genome assembly) produces MAPTLTSNSFLLTTTPHSRISPKNHRLTVFAKKAGPFSPFGKTADDSSPDEAQSSGNSSPFRFDFSKLPDVKSLVPVVANPSSGLGIGGQRRKDPGTVFVAGATGQAGIRIAQTLLRQGFSVRAGVPDLGAAQELARLAAKYKIISNDESKRLNAVDSSFEDAESIAKAIGNASKVVVTIGPAENGPSAEVTTSDALQVIEAAQLANVGHVAIVYDGSSAIYSTYNVLDGISSFFNNLFSRSQPLTIAEFLQKVVETDVSYTLIKTSLTEDFSPESSYNLVVTAEGNAGANDYKVAKSQIASLVADVFTNTAVAENKVVEVFTDPSAPSKAIDELFSAIPEDGRRKAYAETLAKAKAEEEAIKASDQAREAAEATRKLEEEVKKLEEQEARAANLAAEAQKKAEAAGASVESFLEKAKGVSWENLSSQLKSAVQKLDNEPKVQIATVRGQAKARSLPSLKAVVKKPARQPKDIPQPKAKQTDTKKETRKVFGGLFQQETIYIDDD; encoded by the exons ATGGCGCCAACTCTTACTTCAAATTCCTTCCTTCTAACAACCACCCCGCATTCAAGAATCAGTCCCAAGAATCACAGGCTAACTGTGTTTGCCAAGAAGGCTGGACCCTTCTCGCCTTTCGGCAAAACAGCCGATGATTCTTCCCCCGACGAAGCCCAGAGTTCAGGCAATTCGAGCCCCTTTCGCTTTGACTTCAGCAAATTGCCTGATGTGAAATCGTTGGTTCCAGTGGTGGCCAACCCATCGTCGGGCCTGGGTATTGGGGGGCAGAGGCGCAAGGACCCCGGAACGGTGTTCGTGGCGGGGGCGACTGGGCAGGCAGGCATCCGCATTGCCCAAACGCTTCTCCGCCAGGGTTTTAGTGTCAGAGCTGGTGTGCCTGACCTTGGTGCTGCACAAGAGTTGGCTCGTCTGGCCGCCAAGTACAAG ATCATTTCTAATGACGAATCAAAGAGGCTGAATGCTGTTGATTCCAGCTTCGAGGATGCAGAATCAATTGCAAAAGCAATTGGAAATGCTAGCAAAGTTGTAGTCACAATTGGTCCAGCAGAGAATGGGCCAAGTGCTGAAGTAACGACGTCTGATGCCCTGCAAGTGATTGAGGCTGCACAATTGGCAAATGTCGGTCATGTGGCGATAGTCTATGATGGATCTTCTGCAATTTATTCCACCTATAACGTTCTTGATGGTATCTCATCCTTCTTCAATAACCTCTTCTCGAGATCTCAGCCCTTGACGATAGCAGAATTTCTGCAGAAAGTGGTGGAAACTGATGTTAGCTACACTCTCATAAAGACCAGCCTAACGGAAGACTTTTCCCCTGAGAGTTCATACAATCTTGTTGTCACGGCTGAAGGAAATGCTGGTGCGAACGACTACAAA GTTGCAAAATCACAGATAGCTTCACTGGTGGCTGATGTCTTTACAAACACGGCTGTTGCAGAAAACAAG GTCGTTGAGGTCTTTACCGATCCATCAGCACCCTCAAAGGCCATTGATGAACTTTTCAG TGCCATTCCGGAGGATGGAAGAAGAAAGGCATATGCTGAAACCCTTGCGAAAGCAAAGGCAGAGGAAGAAGCTATCAAAGCATCAGATCAAGCTCGTGAAGCAGCTGAAGCAACAAGGAAGCTCGAGGAAGAGGTGAAAAAGCTGGAAGAGCAAGAAGCTCGAGCTGCCAATCTAGCAGCAGAAGCCCAAAAGAAAGCAGAAGCTGCAGGAGCATCGGTCGAGAGCTTCTTGGAAAAAGCCAAAGGTGTATCTTGGGAAAACTTGAGTTCGCAGCTTAAATCAGCTGTTCAAAAGCTCGATAATGAACCAAAAGTGCAGATTGCCACAGTCCGTGGCCAGGCCAAGGCTCGGTCTCTGCCTTCCCTCAAGGCAGTAGTGAAAAAGCCAGCTCGGCAGCCGAAGGATATTCCACAACCAAAAGCTAAACAAACAGACaccaagaaagaaacaaggaaGGTGTTT